From the genome of Lotus japonicus ecotype B-129 chromosome 6, LjGifu_v1.2, one region includes:
- the LOC130722817 gene encoding pentatricopeptide repeat-containing protein At5g27110-like has translation MDTRKLLPLLRTCVNSNSLKQGKQIHQRVVTLGLQNDIFLCKNLIGLYISCHLFDSAKHVFDAIENPSEISLWNGLMAGYTKNYMYVEALELFQKLVHYPYLEPGSYTYPSVLKACGGLCRAVLGRMIHTCLIKTGLVADVVVASSLAGMYAKCSALQHAIQVFDEMPEKDVASWNNVISCYYQSGRFEEALRYFGLMRRSGFEPDSTTITAAISSCAKLLDLDRGREIHKELVDTGFPMDSFVSSALVGMYGSCGDLEMAIEVFEKIPKKTVVSWNSMITGYRVKGDSISCIQLFKRMYNEGIKPTLTTLSTIIMACSRSAQLLEGKFVHGYIIRNRIQPDVYINSSLMDLYFKCGKVGSAENIFKLIPNTTANFWNVMISGYKAEGNFFKALDLFSKMRESYVEPDAITFTSILGACSQLAALDNGKEIHKLITERNLENNEVVMTALFDMYAKCGSIDEAFCVFKCLPERDLVCWTSMITAYGSHGRASEALELFAEMLQTNVKPDRVTFLAILSACGHAGLVDEGCYHFNQMINIYGIKPGVEHYSCLIDLLARAGRLQEAYQILQKNPEIKDDVGLLSTLFSACRLHRNLDLGVEIANVLIDKDPDDQSTYIILSNMYASAHKWDEVRIVRSKMKELGLKKNPGCSWIEINQKIHPFFAEDNSQYHLELVNICLSYLTAHMEDESKPFMYHVDIKACASPQISKQG, from the coding sequence ATGGACACAAGAAAACTGCTACCCCTTTTGAGAACCTGTGTgaattccaattcactgaagcAAGGCAAGCAAATCCATCAAAGGGTTGTAACATTGGGCTTACAAAATGATATTTTCTTATGCAAGAACCTCATTGGTTTATACATTTCATGCCACTTGTTTGATTCTGCAAAGCATGTTTTTGATGCCATTGAAAACCCATCTGAGATTTCTCTGTGGAATGGCCTAATGGCTGGTTACACTAAGAATTACATGTATGTAGAAGCCCTTGAGCTTTTTCAGAAGCTGGTACATTACCCTTACTTAGAGCCTGGTAGTTATACTTACCCTAGTGTTCTTAAGGCCTGCGGCGGGCTGTGTAGGGCCGTCTTGGGAAGAATGATTCATACATGTTTGATAAAAACTGGGCTTGTGGCGGATGTTGTAGTTGCGAGCTCTCTTGCGGGTATGTATGCTAAATGCAGTGCACTTCAGCATGCTATACaggtgtttgatgaaatgcctGAGAAGGATGTGGCGAGCTGGAATAATGTGATTTCTTGTTATTACCAAAGCGGGAGATTTGAAGAGGCTTTGCGGTATTTTGGCTTGATGAGAAGATCTGGATTTGAGCCTGATTCAACTACAATCACCGCCGCTATTTCCTCGTGTGCTAAACTTTTGGATTTGGACAGGGGAAGGGAAATTCATAAGGAGTTAGTTGATACTGGGTTTCCGATGGATAGTTTCGTTAGCTCTGCACTTGTTGGCATGTATGGTAGCTGCGGTGACCTAGAAATGGCCATAGAGGTTTTTGAGAAGATTCCTAAAAAGACTGTTGTTTCTTGGAATTCCATGATTACAGGATATCGGGTGAAAGGTGACAGCATTTCGTGCATTCaactttttaagaggatgtacAATGAGGGGATCAAGCCAACTTTGACTACTTTAAGCACTATAATAATGGCTTGTTCACGATCAGCCCAATTATTAGAGGGGAAGTTTGTACACGGATATATAATACGAAACAGGATACAACCTGACGTATATATAAATAGCTCACTCATGGATCTATACTTCAAATGTGGAAAGGTAGGGTCAGctgaaaacatatttaaattaataccGAACACAACCGCTAATTTCTGGAATGTTATGATTTCCGGATATAAGGCTGAAGGCAATTTTTTTAAAGCCCTTGACCTCTTTAGTAAAATGAGAGAATCATATGTTGAACCAGATGCGATTACATTTACCAGTATTTTAGGAGCTTGTTCACAACTAGCAGCACTGGATAATGGTAAAGAGATTCACAAGCTTATTACTGAGAGAAATTTGGAAAACAATGAAGTGGTTATGACGGCTCTCTTTGATATGTATGCAAAGTGTGGCTCTATAGATGAAGCATTTTGTGTTTTTAAATGTTTGCCAGAAAGAGATCTGGTGTGCTGGACTTCCATGATTACTGCTTATGGGTCTCATGGTCGAgcctctgaagctttagagctTTTTGCTGAAATGCTGCAGACAAATGTAAAACCTGATAGAGTAACTTTTCTTGCAATATTATCTGCTTGTGGCCATGCTGGGTTGGTTGATGAGGGATGCTATCATTTTAATCAAATGATCAATATTTACGGTATTAAACCTGGAGTTGAACATTATTCATGCTTGATTGATCTTCTTGCGCGTGCTGGAAGGTTGCAGGAAGCATATCAGATTCTGCAAAAAAACCCTGAAATCAAGGATGATGTTGGATTGTTAAGCACATTATTTTCTGCATGTCGTTTGCACAGAAATCTTGATTTGGGGGTTGAAattgcaaatgtacttattgaCAAGGATCCTGATGATCAATCAACCTATATTATCTTATCAAACATGTATGCTTCTGCGCATAAATGGGATGAGGTCCGCATTGTGAGATCAAAGATGAAAGAGCTTGGATTAAAGAAGAACCCAGGGTGTAGTTGGATAGAGATTAACCAGAAGATCCATCCTTTCTTTGCTGAAGACAATTCACAGTATCATCTGGAATTGGTTAATATATGCCTTTCATATCTCACTGCTCACATGGAAGATGAGTCTAAACCATTTATGTATCATGTTGATATTAAAGCATGTGCCAGTCCTCAAATTAGCAAACAAGGATAA